The sequence ATGGTGAAACAACATAATCATCCACTTCAGCCTGGCCAAACTGTTGAAATTGTTAAAAATCAAGCAGCTCTAAAAGGAGAAACACTAGTAGGCGTAAGTATTCTGCATGAGGATGAAGACATCATTGTCATCAATAAAGATGCAGGTTTACTATCCGTTGCTTCGAAAAATGAAACTGAAATGACTGCCTATCGACAAGTACGGGATTATGTCAGCAATGGTAGTCCAAATAAGCGAATTTTTATTGTACATCGACTCGACAAGGACACATCTGGCGTCATGCTATTTGCTAAAAGTGAAGAAGTGAAGGAAGCCCTCCAGGCTAATTGGGCTAAAGTAGTGAAGGAGCGTGTCTATATTGCGCTTGTAGAAGGGACTGTGCGCAAAAAGGCAGGTAAAATTGCATCGTGGCTGAAGGAAAGTAAAACGTTTAAAGTGTATTCAAACCCGACAGACAACGGTGGACAACATGCCGTGACGCATTACAAAACACTACAAGCTAATCATCAATTTAGCTTATTAGAAGTGGAGCTTGAAACAGGCCGTAAAAATCAAATCCGCGTCCATATGGAAGATCTAGGACATCCGGTTGTCGGTGATAAGCGATATGGAGCCACAGGCAATCCTATTAAACGGTTGGGCCTTCATGCAACTAGGTTAGTGCTGACGCATCCGCGAACGGGAGAGCTCGTTCGGTATGAAGCGGATGCACCCAAGTCATTTTACACAAAATCAAAATAAACTGCATAAGAAAAGGTGCTCACTGTTCAAAAAGTGAGTACCTTTTCTTTGTATACTATTGAACCGTATGATTGGGCATCGCGGGCTGACCAACTGTGGAGAACGAGTTCAGCAACTGCTGCATATCTGGCTGGGCGAGCTGTGGCATCTGGTAATAATGATGCTTATTTTGATAAATCGCCAATTCGTAGGCCATTTCTATACAGTTCGGTACAGAGTCGGCGAGGACACGGCGAACGACTGGATTACAGGTTTCAGTTGCGGCTACCGTTTTCATCGAAGCGCCAGCTTTTGCAGAGGCGAGTAAAAAGCCTGAAATGATTTCATCCGACAGTTCTGAATCGGATTGAATAGGCTTTTTTGGTTGAGATGGCTTCATACCATAGATGAAGTCATTGCCTTCTTTCATCTCATAGCTGCCTGTTGGATGGGAAGGATCCAGTCCGGTTTTAAAGGCCTCGACAGTAATATTATATTCGTCTAAGGTAAAGCGGTATTGGCGATCCAAAATATCCAGTAACTCTGGGTCTTTGACATATGGACGTAATAAGATAGCTTGGTTAAGTGCACCGACAGTTCCTGATAATGCTTCATGGACATCGAATAGCTCATGACCACCATGATTCATCTGTGGCGGAACAGGTCCCGTGTGCATATTTTCACTTGTTTGATCGAATGGATTTTGCGTCATTACATATCCTCCTAGAAATGCTTATTTTATCGTCAGTAGTATGAGTGGTGTTATGAAATCTATACGTCAAAATTGATGCATATTTATCGTCCGACAAAAATAGATTTAGATAGAGAACATTTTTATTGGGGAGGAATAAAGTTCAATCCCTTTTTGATAAAGCCTCCGGACACAATTAAGCCGAGGCCTAATTGATTAATGAAAGGCAGATGATAAGCGTGCAAATTCATGTAGTTCAAAAAGGGCAAAGCTTATATGGTATTGCCCAGGCTTACGGCATTAGCTATCAAGACATTGCAACCGCTAATGAAATTCCGAATCCCTCTCAGATTGTGGTAGGGCAAGCGCTAGTCATCCCCATTACAGGTAGTTATCACTGGGTTCAGCCGGGTCAATCACTTTATCTCATATCTCAATTATACGGCCTGACGGTTAATGAATTAGCAACCATCAATGGCATCTCTCCATCCAGTATTCTTCAAGTAGGGCAGCGACTTTATATTCCACCAAGACCGAAGAAACTGGCGGAGGCATTGTTATATGTCGAGCCGAGAACGCCAGTAGCGCAATCGATGATTGATGAAGTGAGAAATCGTGTTTCCCAATTAACCTACCTTGCCATGTTCAGTTACGAGGTCCAACGTGATGGCTCAGTAAAGGCACCGTCCATTGCTGATATACCGAGCATCGCTACAGCAGCAGGAGTAGCAAATGCGCTGGTTGTTAGTAACTTAGAGGATTTTGCATTTAATGCAGATTTGGCCCATGCAATTTTTACTGACGAAGCGGTCCAAGATCGTTTATTCAGCAATCTGATTCAAATCGCCAATGAAGTTGGCTATAAAGACATTCACTTTGACTTTGAACTTTTACATCCAGAAGATCGTGAGCTCTATAATAATTTCCTCCGAAGGGCGAGGGATCGTTTTCATCCAGCTGGGCTGACGCTATCGACTGCACTGGCTCCTATGACAAGTGATATTCGCACCGGAATTTACGGAGCACATGACTATAAAGCACACGGAGAGATTGTCGATTTCGTTTCCCTTATGACATACGAATGGGGCTATACGTATAGTGATCCGCAAGCTGTTAGCCCAATCGGTCCTGTACGAGATGTTGTAGAGTATGCAGTTAGTCAAATACCCCATGAGAAAATTTTCTTAGGTCAAAATTTATATGGCTATGACTGGTCTTCCCCTTATCCAAGCCAAGGTGGATCACCCGCTAAGGCACTTAGTCCTCAACAAGCACTAGCAATTGCAGTTAGGCAGGAAGTGGATATTAGCTATGATTATGTCGCACAAGCTCCCCATTTTAGGTATACGGACGATACAGGTGTACAACATGAAGTATGGTTTGAGGATGCACGTAGTATCCAAGCCAAATTCGATTTGGTCAAAGAGTTTGGTTTACGCGGCATGATGTATTGGAAGCTTGGCTTAGCCTTCCCGCAAAACTGGTTGTTGTTGACCGATAATTTTACAATACGAAAAATAAAATAAAAAAAATGAACCGCTGTAAATTATACAGACGGTTCATTTTTACATATATCATTCTTTATTCATATAATTGATGAAATTTTGAAGAAGATCGATATCCGGGTTCAACGCTAGGACAGGTAAGAAAGCGAAGGTCATGAGTAGCATGACGACTCCACCTATAGATACTCGGAAAATTTTGCTGATCTTCATAGCTCTCTCCCTCTTTCTTTTAGTTATTGATTTTCAAACAACTGTCCTTTATGGCGAGTAGTCTGATTACTTAAATAATAAACCGTGTCTGAAGAAAAGTAAATATTTTTTTAATTCTTTATACATAAATAGGACACAATATAGTATAATTATTGATTATCCCTAAAAATTATGTTGTATCTCTTACAATTTTCGGAGATAATATTTAAAAACAAGTAAATTTTTTGAACTATCAATATTCGATTGATATTGGAGATTCACTAAGATTCTCCTTTAACATATAGCAATTTTTATGAAAGGGATGAGCGAGAATGACTAAATTGGATTCAATTCATACTGATAATAAAAAAAGAGCAAATGATTACGTTCATGAAGTATATGAATTAGTGAAAAAGCGCAACCCAGATGAAAAGGAATTTCTGCAAGCGACAAGAGAAATCTTCGACTCCCTTCGCCCCGTTTTTTCCAAGCATCCCGAATATATTACAAATGGAATATTGGAGCGCATTACAGAACCGGAACGCATTATTACTTTTCGTGTTGCATGGGAAGATGATCAAGGAAAAGTCCATGTGAACCGTGGTTTCCGCGTTCAGTTTAATAGCGATCTAGGACCGTACAAAGGTGGTATTCGCTTCCATCCTTCTGTCAACAGCAGTATTATGAAGTTTCTTGCTTTTGAACAAATTTTCAAAAATGCTTTAACGGGTCAACCAATTGGAGCAGGTAAAGGTGGTTCTGATTTTGATCCGAAGGGAAAATCGGATCGTGAAATTATGCGCTTTACGCAAAGCTTTATAACAGAATTGAGTAAGTATATTGGTCCGGATCGAGACGTTCCTGCGGGAGATATCGGTGTTGGAAAAAGAGAGATTGGTTACATGTTTGGGCAGTATAACCGCTTGAAGGGCGGCTATGAGGCTGGTGTTTTCACTGGGAAAGATCCAAATCATGGCGGTAGTCTTGGGCGTAAAGAGGCAACTGGCTATGGAACTGTCTATTTTGTAGAAGAAATGTTGAAAGAAAAAGGCTTGAGCTTTGACGGGCAAACAGTTATCGTTTCGGGCTCAGGGAATGTGTCTACCTATGCGATGGAAAAGGCCATTCAGCTTGGTGCGAAAGTAGTCGCATGTAGCGATTCAGGCGGTTATATTTATGATCCAAATGGCATTAACTTAGACACGGTGAAACGTTTGAAAGAAGTCGAGAACAAACGAATTTCTGAATACACCAAAGATCATTTACAGGCAGAATATCATGAGGATTGTTCAGCCATTTGGTCTATCCCTTGTGATATCGCTCTTCCATGTGCAACACAAAATGAAATTGATGAGATTGCTGCACGGATGCTCGTTGCGAATTCAGTGAAGGCAATCGGGGAAGGTGCCAATATGCCCTGTACACTTGAGGCAATGGCATTGTTCCAAGAGAATAGTGTATTATTCGGCCCAGCAAAAGCAGCTAACGCGGGTGGTGTGGCTGTTTCAGCAATGGAAATGTCACAAAACAGTATGCGCTTGTCATGGACAGCAGAAGAAGTTGACGAAAAACTTCATCTTGTTATGAAAAATATTTACGTAAGCTGTGTGGATGCAGCAGAGCGCTTTGGCCATCCAGGCAATTTAGTCATGGGCGCCAACATCGCCGGCTTCTTGAAAGTCGCAGATGCGATGGTTGCGCATGGTCTTAGTTAAGATATGTTGAGGTAAGGAAAACGTCTACACAAATTGTTTATTGTGTAGGCGTTTTTTACGTTATTTAAATTTACACTGATTTCGTCATTCAATTAACGTAAGGAGTTCTTTCTACGTAATTCTTTTGGTCTGATTGATGAAGTAGTTATTACTAATCATTTAGTAAAGTTAGGTGTATTTTCCCGAAAAAATTTTGAGTAAAAGTATTGCTTATGGTAGTATGAAAAAATGTGAATAGAGGAAAGTTTTGGCCTAATTCACGATTGGATTGTAAGGGGGAAGAAGTAGATGGAAGAAACAGCAGTGAAGAAAAAATCGTTTAAGGCGCTGATTGTTGCACTTGTAACAGTACTTGTTTTAGTAGGTGGAAGTGCATCCGCATTTTTTCTATTGAACAAATCATCAAAATTACAATACTTTTTAGCAGAGGCGGAAACCTTTAAAGAGATGAGTACGCTAGTTGAAGAACGTTATAAAAATGAATTGAATTGGATGAAGGTGCAACAAGAGAAACCAGTAGAAACAAAGTATGATTTGTCTGGTGAGTGGAATGATCCATCTGTTGACCCTATGATGCAGGAAATTCAAAGTATCGTTAATAGTGTCACATTATCTATGAATCAAGTATATGATCCAACGAAGAAGGAGCTTGAAACAGCATTTAGTGGAGAGCTTGGCGCTGTCTCTGTCGATTTCGGTTCAATCTTTGCAACTACTGAAAAATTAGTTGTAGCATTGCCATTTTTGAATGAGCTCATTCGATTTGACGATAAGGATTTCAGGAAATTGATGAGAGAGTTTGATGAGAATTTTGAAGGCAATGAAAATCTGGGATTACCCCAGCTGTTCGAAAGTAGTTCTTCGTCAATGGAAGAAGTAAATGCCTATATCGAAAAAGAGTATATTGAATTTTTAATAAAAGAGCTTCCAGAGGATGCTTTTACGACTGACAAAGAAGAAATACTTGTAGTAGATGAAAAGGTGAAAGCTAAGAAAATCACGATGAATCTTAAGGAAGAGCAAGTGAAAAACTTGTTGAAAAGTTTATTAACAAAAGCCCAAACAGATGAAAAGCTGAAAGAAATCGTTAAAGATCAATTGGGTGTGTCTGCATTTGCAGGGGATTTTTCACCAAGTGATCTTGCAATGGTTGTTGAGGAGTTTGACAAAGGCATTGAAGCAGCAATCGAAGGTGTGGATTCTTTGAGCATACCAAATGGACTTCAATCGACGATTTGGCACCAATCTAATCAAATAGTTCAACGGGACTTTGCGTTGACAATCGGTTCTCATGAGGATGATTTGGTCACTGTTAACGTGACAGGTACACAATTATTAGAAAAAACAGCCCAACAATGGGATTATAAAGTCGCTTTGACGGATTCCTTTGGCGATGAAAGTACGATGAATATCAATGGGGATTTAGCATGGAAAGATCAACAGGCGGATGATTCAATTGTTATTTCTGTAGAGGATATAGAATTTAGCTATCAAGGTAAAGAAGAATTGAATGATAACAAGCGTACATTTACCCGTACTTTTGCTTTTACGGATGGTTATAGTGAGCCATCTCTTATTTGGCAAGGTAACGCTACACATGATAGTGATAACATGATAGCGAATCATGAATTTAAATTTAGTGAACGAGGTATAGGGGAAGACTTGTTCAGTTTACTATTGAAACAACAAGGAAAAATTGTGAAGAAAGTAGATATGCCTGAAGAAACGGACAGTACTGTGAATATTGGTCAAATGGATCGAGGGCAGATTGAAAGCTTTATAGAATTAGAAGTGGCACCCAAAGTAGAAGAGTGGTTTTATGAATTGATGGGTGAAGTTGAAGGCGAACTTTATTAACTTGATTCAGCAGAAGTCCCCCACTTCTATAAGTGGCGGGATGAATGCCAGAAGAGCATTTCAATCAGAGGGAGTTCAAACTCCCTGCTGATTAAGGAGGAATGAAGTTCAATTCCTCCCTGTTAAGCCTCCGGCGGATGTCACAGATTTTGAAGGGAGTTAATTGCGAATCGAACAGCAAAGGGTTCGATTTGCCGTATTTCTGCGTTTTTTGCAGAAATTAAGGCACTTAGATAAGCGCAATTCAAAATCTGGACGCAATTACGCCGAGGCGTAATTGAGTGTGAATGAATAGGATGGAAGTGGGTTGTATGCTCTCCGTTAGAAGATTATTATTCTTTATGCAGCAATATACGAAGCAATTGAGGAAGAAGTGGGCGACCCTTCTTCTTCTTTTTCTATTTCCTATATTGTTGATAGGCCTATTATTGGGGCTTGTAGTTGGTTTACTAGTGCCTGACGAGCATTCGCCGATTCGTGTAGCACTGGTGGATGAGGATGGTACAAAAGAATCGCGGTTATTCGGCAGTTTGTTGGCAGAAGTAGCCTCAGGTGATGCAGTGATTCAAATTATTGCCTTAACGGCAGAGCAGGCACAACAATTGATGGTGCAAAATGAAATTAGTACCTATTTTTCATTTCCCGAAGGATTTACAGCAGATTTGTATGAGGGGGAATCTGCGGCAATTCCAATTGTTGGAAATCCAGCTAGGCCTACGGATAGTTATTTGGTGAAAGAATTAGTGGAAAGTATGGCGCGTTATATTGGAGCAGCGCAGGCCAATATACTAACAATCAATGATTATGCTAAAAAAATGGATATGCCGAAAGAACAGCGGCAGGAGTTGATGCTGCAGCAATTTATGGATTTCACGTTATATACACTCGGCAAGGATAAGCTACTGGATAAGGTAGTGCTGGAAAATGTAGCAACGTCTTCTCCTGTGCATTATTACGTGTTGGCAGGCTGGTTTATGAGCTTGTCGATTTGGGCGCTTGCTTTTTATATGATTTTAGGAAAAGAGCAACATCGGGCGATGCAAATACGTCTGACATTAGCAGGGGTGATGTTATGGCAACGCATTTTTTCACGGGTGGTTGTAGCATTGGGTGGCAGTTTGATCTATGCAACGATGCTGTTTGGTGTTGTTAGCCAGTTTGTGCATTATGATTTGTATTTCATCGACTATGTACGGTTTACGTTGTTTACAGTTCTGTATACTTTATTATTGCTCTTTGGAATCGCGTTGCTGGATATTTGGGTTTCATCGCAGAAAATGGTTTTACTTTTGCAGAGTGTTTGGACTTTCGTCATGATTGTTACAAGTGGTGCAGTCATTCCGACTTTGTACTTTCCATTAGGTATGCAGCGTGTTTTGCCGTATTTCTTTTCCTATGACAGTATGAATTGGATGATTGATATTGTGCTAGAGGGACGCAATTATGCGGATTTCACATCGCTAATTATTGTTGTTGCTGGCGGTCTGCTTATTGTGTGGATATCGGCGGTTGCTAAAGAGAGGTGGATCCGATGACGATAATTGTTTCCGCTCGACTGATGCGCTGGCGTAAGGAATGGAAAAGTCTAGTGTGCTGGTTGCTATTGCCGATTGTATTGACGGTGCTGGTAATGGCAAGTGTAGGTGCGTGGCAACAAGAGATGAAGGTGCCGATTGCGCTTGTTGTGGAAGAACAAACTGAACTGGTCGAGCAGTTGGTTGCAAATATTGCAAGCACAGAACTTCTACATATTCACTTTATGGAGTTAGACATGGCACTTCACAAGCTTGAGCAGCATGAATTAGATAGTGTATTTGTTATACGCGAGGGCTATGCGGATAATATTCTCGCAGGGCGGCGCAATCAGCTGATTGAAGCATACTCATCGAATCGCTCCTATGCTTATCAGGCTGTTGTTGAAACGATTACGTCGTTTGCCCAACAGGATGCCGCTCGCTCGAAGGCAGCATTTGTCATTAAGCAATTATTCAAAGAGGCGCAGATGGAAGATGAATGGAATTACATAGAAATTATCGATAGCAGTCAAGAGCGACAACAAAATGAGTCATTGCTACAGTCGAGCTTTTCTTATTTTGATAAAGACAGTGAAGCGGTCGAACAATCATTTTCAATTGTACCTGTATGGGGGATGTGGGCGTTATTTGCGATGATTACGGTATTTTTCCTGTTTGACTGGGTGTTGAAAGAAAATCGAGTGGCTATTCGTTCACGGTGGCAATTTACATCGATGTCATTTGGCCAATATGCAATAGGTACATTTGTGCTGTATACGCTGTTGTTAGTTGTAGTGGACTTGTTTACCGCAGTCATTTTCTTGAATTTATTTGATGAAAAAATTACGCTTCCAGTTGTCATATCACTTTTCACTTTCAGACTAACGATCAATTTGCTCGCCTTTTTGCTAGCTAGTGTATCCAAACAATTATTCATGTACTATGTGAGTGGTATAGCAATCGCACTGTTACTCGCAGTGGTTGGCGGGGCGATTGTACCGCTTCAGGGGCTGGCGCGGAAGTGGCCATGGCTGGAAGCACTCAGTCCAGTTCACGCATTATTGAGTGGAATGATTCCGGCTGTTTGGCTTACAGTATTAGTAGCTTTATTCACCATATGGTTATGGAAAGGAGTTAAATCGTATGCTTGAAGTGTCTGGGCTACAGAAAAAATATAAAGACAAGACAGTTATCGATAATATGTCTTTTCAAATGAAACAAGGGGAGATTATCGGACTCGTTGGGGAAAATGGTGCAGGTAAATCAACGTTGCTACAATTATTGGCAACAGTGATGCGACCAACACAAGGAGATATTCAATTAGCAGGTCTTTCCTATAGAACGGACATCAAGAAAATTCGGCAGAAGATTGGCTATGTCCCACAAGATATTTCAATTTGGGATGAATTTACGGTAGAGGAAAATATGCTGTTCTTTGAAAAGCTATCATGGAAAAGGCGGACACGAGAACAGTGTCGACAGTTATGCTTGGACATGCAATTGACACACTGGAAGGAAGGTGTCGAGTTTTTGTCAGGTGGTATGAAGCGTAAATTGAATTTGGCTATTAGCTTACTACATGATCCCGTATTGTTATTATTGGATGAACCGACAGTTGGCATCGACTTGAAATCGAAGACGGAAATCGGAGCGTATTTGCATAACCTAGCGAAAAACCAAGGGAAAATGATTATGTACACATCGCATGATATGGATGAAATTACAAACGTCTGCGATCGGGTATATGCCATTGGCAAGGATCCGTTTTACTTGGATTTATTACAGAAAAAAGCAGTGGAGGTAGAGGTGATTACATGAAAGTATCGCAGAAAATGATTCTGCTAGCATGCCTTCTAGTGGTTGCTGTCGGCATTTTTGGCTGGTGGCGAACGGGGAAATGGATAGAAGCAGGTATGGAGCCAGTAGCAGACGGCACAAATGATTATGCAATTGTGTTGGGGGCAAAGGTGAAACAAGATAGTTTGTCGTTGTCTTTGCGTTATCGTTTGGATGCAGCAATAGCTTATGCCGATGAAAATCCTCATGTGACACTGATTTTATCGGGCGGGCAAGGCTCGGATGAACCGATGAGTGAAGCGGAAGCAATGAGGCGGTTTTTAATGGATTATGGCATTGAAGAGAGTCGGCTGATACTAGAAGATGCATCGACTTCAACCTATGAAAACCTTCTTTACTCGAAGAAACTGCTACCGTCTGATGTCGATTCCATCACGATTATTTCAAGCGATTTTCACTTAGCAAGGGCACAGAGGATTGCGGAGATTTTAGATTTGAAGTCCGATGTAGTCGCGGCTAAGACGCCGAAAGTAGTAGAGGCGAAGTCAGTGTTGCGAGAGCGCCTTGCGTTGGTGAGGACGGTTGTTGTGGGCAGATAGGGGATAATAGTTGGTCAGTAGAAAAAGTGGTGATTCAATCACGAATCATCGCTTTTTTCTCTTGGCTTAAAAATAAAAAAACGCCTGGTGACCAAACCAGGCGCTGCACTACATGCGATATAAAAAATATACTTGGATTGTACTAATGATTAGCGTTATTTGCTCTTAATGCTTCAACTTCATCTAAAGTTAAATCTGTCAGCTCCATAATTTCTTCGTTGCTTTTTCCTTTCTTCATCATTTTTTTCGCCACTTTTTTCATGCCCTCTTCAATACCCTGTTCTATTCCTTTTTCTATCCCTTCTTTTCTTCCTGCCTCAAGCCCTTTTTGATGTCCTTCCTTTTCGGCAAAATACTTAGCATCGTCCAACCTAGCTTCTTCATCCATAATGTATTTCAAACGTGACTCATAAGCCAATACCTCTTCCCGAGACCGACTAAGATCCTGCCAAACTCCAAATGCATCCTGTAAATTTTTGTCCTCCATCGCCAGCATCTCCAATTCCTCATAAATTTCGTTGTAGACTTTCTTTTTTCGTCCATCTACCATCCCGAGTAATAACAGCCATCTAGCAAGAACATCATCCCAAGGTTTTAACTTCTTTTCATACCACTGTTTGATAAATTTATTCATTTCAATAAAGTGAATCTCCATAACATCATCCATACGAAACTTTTCTTCTCGTTCACACAGATGGAAAATATTATGGAATTTTTCCGTTTGATTAAACAAGCCAAAATTACAAATGTTAATCGTAATCGTTGGCAATAACGTATGATACCCTTTGCCTTTTTCAAGTTGTAAGTTGTACACACGTGCCCAATAGTACAATGTTCGCTTCACCATATCATATTGATTAGCTAATTGAACTTCAATATTTATAAGTTCATCTTCTTGCGTTCTCACTAAAATATCCAATCGCGACTGCTTATCACTATGGTATTCTCCGCCAACTTCTTGGCTTGTAAAAGCTACTTCTTTAATTACCTGACGACCCGTACGCTGTAAAATCGCATTCAAAAAGACAACTGTTATCTTTTTATTTTTCTCGCTGCCAAATAATTGTTTGAAGCTGTAATCCACCTTCAAATCCATGAATTTTTCCAATGGAATCCGGCGTAGTGCCCGTTCACTCATCGGATGCCACACCATCTCTGATAATTGTAGTATAACATGATTTAGATGCGAATTTACTGTGTTTAGCCATGATAATGAACCCCCTTCCTCTCCCTTTTCAACACCATATCCCAAGAGTGAATAAAAGGAGATTGTTGTAAATGAACACACAATCCGATAGCTTTATTTTGGAGTTTGGATAACAGCCCAAATTTGAATTATGACCTTGAAATCCGAATCAGATTTCAGATTTGAAGCTATGAGAGCACTAAAAAATATTTTTTCTTTCAATCAAATGATGTATCCGATTGCTCCATTTCCCTCTATATAAAAAATAAAGGGGAATGACCACTATGACAACGTACTTAAAAGACTACGCACATTTCACAAACACACAGGATATGGACGAGGTTGCACGCCGTCATGTTATTAAGCATTGGAATGAGATGAATCCAACAGATCGCGCTGTACTGGATATGATTCGCCGCTACTCTGTAAAATACGGTGCTGCTCACTTAAAGCATGACACAATAGCGGATGCAATTGG comes from Sporosarcina sp. FSL K6-3457 and encodes:
- a CDS encoding RluA family pseudouridine synthase, producing MQKNRENSVNKKADTSVYTVKESAQLLPFLLEMMAGSGRNAVKSILTRGQVTVDGKMVKQHNHPLQPGQTVEIVKNQAALKGETLVGVSILHEDEDIIVINKDAGLLSVASKNETEMTAYRQVRDYVSNGSPNKRIFIVHRLDKDTSGVMLFAKSEEVKEALQANWAKVVKERVYIALVEGTVRKKAGKIASWLKESKTFKVYSNPTDNGGQHAVTHYKTLQANHQFSLLEVELETGRKNQIRVHMEDLGHPVVGDKRYGATGNPIKRLGLHATRLVLTHPRTGELVRYEADAPKSFYTKSK
- a CDS encoding spore coat protein, whose amino-acid sequence is MTQNPFDQTSENMHTGPVPPQMNHGGHELFDVHEALSGTVGALNQAILLRPYVKDPELLDILDRQYRFTLDEYNITVEAFKTGLDPSHPTGSYEMKEGNDFIYGMKPSQPKKPIQSDSELSDEIISGFLLASAKAGASMKTVAATETCNPVVRRVLADSVPNCIEMAYELAIYQNKHHYYQMPQLAQPDMQQLLNSFSTVGQPAMPNHTVQ
- a CDS encoding glycoside hydrolase family 18 protein gives rise to the protein MQIHVVQKGQSLYGIAQAYGISYQDIATANEIPNPSQIVVGQALVIPITGSYHWVQPGQSLYLISQLYGLTVNELATINGISPSSILQVGQRLYIPPRPKKLAEALLYVEPRTPVAQSMIDEVRNRVSQLTYLAMFSYEVQRDGSVKAPSIADIPSIATAAGVANALVVSNLEDFAFNADLAHAIFTDEAVQDRLFSNLIQIANEVGYKDIHFDFELLHPEDRELYNNFLRRARDRFHPAGLTLSTALAPMTSDIRTGIYGAHDYKAHGEIVDFVSLMTYEWGYTYSDPQAVSPIGPVRDVVEYAVSQIPHEKIFLGQNLYGYDWSSPYPSQGGSPAKALSPQQALAIAVRQEVDISYDYVAQAPHFRYTDDTGVQHEVWFEDARSIQAKFDLVKEFGLRGMMYWKLGLAFPQNWLLLTDNFTIRKIK
- the gdhA gene encoding NADP-specific glutamate dehydrogenase codes for the protein MTKLDSIHTDNKKRANDYVHEVYELVKKRNPDEKEFLQATREIFDSLRPVFSKHPEYITNGILERITEPERIITFRVAWEDDQGKVHVNRGFRVQFNSDLGPYKGGIRFHPSVNSSIMKFLAFEQIFKNALTGQPIGAGKGGSDFDPKGKSDREIMRFTQSFITELSKYIGPDRDVPAGDIGVGKREIGYMFGQYNRLKGGYEAGVFTGKDPNHGGSLGRKEATGYGTVYFVEEMLKEKGLSFDGQTVIVSGSGNVSTYAMEKAIQLGAKVVACSDSGGYIYDPNGINLDTVKRLKEVENKRISEYTKDHLQAEYHEDCSAIWSIPCDIALPCATQNEIDEIAARMLVANSVKAIGEGANMPCTLEAMALFQENSVLFGPAKAANAGGVAVSAMEMSQNSMRLSWTAEEVDEKLHLVMKNIYVSCVDAAERFGHPGNLVMGANIAGFLKVADAMVAHGLS
- a CDS encoding DUF6583 family protein, which produces MEETAVKKKSFKALIVALVTVLVLVGGSASAFFLLNKSSKLQYFLAEAETFKEMSTLVEERYKNELNWMKVQQEKPVETKYDLSGEWNDPSVDPMMQEIQSIVNSVTLSMNQVYDPTKKELETAFSGELGAVSVDFGSIFATTEKLVVALPFLNELIRFDDKDFRKLMREFDENFEGNENLGLPQLFESSSSSMEEVNAYIEKEYIEFLIKELPEDAFTTDKEEILVVDEKVKAKKITMNLKEEQVKNLLKSLLTKAQTDEKLKEIVKDQLGVSAFAGDFSPSDLAMVVEEFDKGIEAAIEGVDSLSIPNGLQSTIWHQSNQIVQRDFALTIGSHEDDLVTVNVTGTQLLEKTAQQWDYKVALTDSFGDESTMNINGDLAWKDQQADDSIVISVEDIEFSYQGKEELNDNKRTFTRTFAFTDGYSEPSLIWQGNATHDSDNMIANHEFKFSERGIGEDLFSLLLKQQGKIVKKVDMPEETDSTVNIGQMDRGQIESFIELEVAPKVEEWFYELMGEVEGELY
- a CDS encoding ABC transporter permease; the protein is MNRMEVGCMLSVRRLLFFMQQYTKQLRKKWATLLLLFLFPILLIGLLLGLVVGLLVPDEHSPIRVALVDEDGTKESRLFGSLLAEVASGDAVIQIIALTAEQAQQLMVQNEISTYFSFPEGFTADLYEGESAAIPIVGNPARPTDSYLVKELVESMARYIGAAQANILTINDYAKKMDMPKEQRQELMLQQFMDFTLYTLGKDKLLDKVVLENVATSSPVHYYVLAGWFMSLSIWALAFYMILGKEQHRAMQIRLTLAGVMLWQRIFSRVVVALGGSLIYATMLFGVVSQFVHYDLYFIDYVRFTLFTVLYTLLLLFGIALLDIWVSSQKMVLLLQSVWTFVMIVTSGAVIPTLYFPLGMQRVLPYFFSYDSMNWMIDIVLEGRNYADFTSLIIVVAGGLLIVWISAVAKERWIR
- a CDS encoding ABC transporter permease — protein: MTIIVSARLMRWRKEWKSLVCWLLLPIVLTVLVMASVGAWQQEMKVPIALVVEEQTELVEQLVANIASTELLHIHFMELDMALHKLEQHELDSVFVIREGYADNILAGRRNQLIEAYSSNRSYAYQAVVETITSFAQQDAARSKAAFVIKQLFKEAQMEDEWNYIEIIDSSQERQQNESLLQSSFSYFDKDSEAVEQSFSIVPVWGMWALFAMITVFFLFDWVLKENRVAIRSRWQFTSMSFGQYAIGTFVLYTLLLVVVDLFTAVIFLNLFDEKITLPVVISLFTFRLTINLLAFLLASVSKQLFMYYVSGIAIALLLAVVGGAIVPLQGLARKWPWLEALSPVHALLSGMIPAVWLTVLVALFTIWLWKGVKSYA
- a CDS encoding ABC transporter ATP-binding protein, which produces MLEVSGLQKKYKDKTVIDNMSFQMKQGEIIGLVGENGAGKSTLLQLLATVMRPTQGDIQLAGLSYRTDIKKIRQKIGYVPQDISIWDEFTVEENMLFFEKLSWKRRTREQCRQLCLDMQLTHWKEGVEFLSGGMKRKLNLAISLLHDPVLLLLDEPTVGIDLKSKTEIGAYLHNLAKNQGKMIMYTSHDMDEITNVCDRVYAIGKDPFYLDLLQKKAVEVEVIT
- a CDS encoding YdcF family protein; this translates as MKVSQKMILLACLLVVAVGIFGWWRTGKWIEAGMEPVADGTNDYAIVLGAKVKQDSLSLSLRYRLDAAIAYADENPHVTLILSGGQGSDEPMSEAEAMRRFLMDYGIEESRLILEDASTSTYENLLYSKKLLPSDVDSITIISSDFHLARAQRIAEILDLKSDVVAAKTPKVVEAKSVLRERLALVRTVVVGR